In the Bifidobacterium catenulatum PV20-2 genome, one interval contains:
- a CDS encoding CPBP family intramembrane glutamic endopeptidase, producing MTFPQYPQYPQRPQQPHPQQNPQQPSQYQQQPQYPQPQANPYELWLRRVKSVFSRIGAGMCLMVVIWYALATVLSGVFYQVLHTTNLPNWAVYVASDAPLYLVAMPLAVLIMGKSSVLETRKFDMKPGQFFKLLIMCFPLMYGGSLIGNMLASLLSGGNASNSVSDLAMQFDVWNVVFLVILGPLFEEWIFRKELISRTRKYGEKTAIVFSALFFGLVHMNLFQFFYAFALGLVFGYVYVRTSKLRYSVVMHMFVNFMGGVVAPWVVTNIDIDSLMNVLTSAENGDGTAMMQWMGQNATGMMIFGIYMLLYFGLIIAGVVLLIRERKNFEFYTAPEELPRGVRTSTAILNVGVVTYIVVTVIITSINLMMQ from the coding sequence ATGACGTTTCCGCAGTACCCCCAATATCCGCAGCGGCCGCAACAACCGCATCCGCAGCAGAATCCACAACAGCCATCCCAATATCAGCAACAACCGCAGTATCCGCAGCCACAAGCCAATCCTTATGAACTTTGGCTCAGGCGCGTGAAAAGCGTGTTCTCCCGCATCGGCGCAGGCATGTGCCTGATGGTGGTGATCTGGTATGCGCTTGCAACGGTGCTTTCCGGTGTGTTCTATCAAGTACTGCATACCACGAATCTGCCGAATTGGGCGGTGTATGTGGCGTCGGATGCCCCTTTGTATCTCGTGGCCATGCCGCTCGCAGTGCTGATCATGGGCAAATCGTCGGTCCTTGAAACACGCAAGTTCGACATGAAGCCGGGCCAATTCTTCAAACTGCTTATCATGTGCTTCCCGCTCATGTATGGGGGCAGTCTCATCGGCAATATGTTGGCGTCGCTGCTTTCCGGAGGCAACGCCAGCAATTCGGTGAGCGATCTGGCCATGCAATTCGACGTGTGGAACGTGGTGTTCCTCGTGATTCTCGGACCGTTGTTCGAAGAATGGATCTTCCGCAAGGAACTCATCAGCCGCACGCGCAAATACGGCGAAAAAACCGCGATCGTGTTCTCCGCGCTGTTCTTTGGCCTGGTGCACATGAACCTGTTTCAGTTCTTCTACGCATTCGCATTGGGTCTTGTGTTCGGCTATGTGTACGTGCGTACCAGCAAACTGCGTTATTCGGTGGTCATGCACATGTTCGTCAACTTCATGGGCGGCGTGGTCGCGCCATGGGTGGTGACGAACATTGACATCGACAGTCTGATGAACGTGCTGACCAGTGCGGAAAACGGCGACGGAACAGCCATGATGCAGTGGATGGGCCAGAATGCGACGGGAATGATGATATTCGGCATCTATATGCTGCTGTATTTCGGTCTGATTATTGCAGGTGTGGTGCTGCTTATTCGTGAACGTAAGAATTTTGAATTCTATACCGCACCGGAAGAACTGCCTCGCGGCGTTCGCACGAGCACGGCAATACTGAACGTCGGTGTAGTTACTTACATTGTAGTGACGGTTATTATTACGTCAATCAATCTAATGATGCAATAA
- a CDS encoding mechanosensitive ion channel family protein, producing the protein MEPIEIAVDWLKTNSGKIILLIVVALLAAVIDKALTRIVSKVLDRSQVPNASIFINILRAVVWTLAVGTVLQPVFGINPTTIFTALGIGGLAVSLGMKDTIANIIGGFGLMLGRVIQPGDLVNVAGTDGVVEDINWRQTVVRERNGNVKIIPNSILNTASLEKLNPSNEMLVRVPFTAKAGTDIDEMTRQVVQAVQRDTADLADPRFPPKVRLTGYSPYGINVEVCAYAKPESLLPDMINAVARSIANADFLENRAINKES; encoded by the coding sequence ATGGAACCGATTGAAATCGCTGTGGATTGGCTGAAAACCAATTCCGGAAAAATCATTCTGCTCATTGTCGTCGCACTGCTTGCGGCCGTTATCGACAAGGCGCTTACCCGAATCGTGAGCAAAGTGCTGGACCGTTCGCAAGTGCCGAACGCTTCGATTTTCATCAATATTCTGCGCGCGGTGGTGTGGACGTTGGCTGTGGGCACTGTGCTGCAGCCGGTGTTCGGCATTAATCCGACCACGATTTTCACCGCGCTCGGCATTGGTGGTCTTGCGGTGTCGCTCGGTATGAAAGATACGATCGCGAACATCATCGGCGGTTTCGGTCTGATGCTTGGCCGTGTAATCCAGCCGGGCGATCTGGTGAATGTGGCGGGCACCGATGGCGTGGTCGAAGATATCAACTGGCGTCAGACCGTGGTGCGCGAGCGCAATGGCAACGTCAAGATCATTCCGAATTCGATTCTGAACACCGCGTCACTGGAAAAACTCAATCCGTCCAATGAGATGCTGGTTCGTGTGCCGTTTACCGCCAAGGCCGGTACCGACATCGACGAGATGACCCGTCAGGTGGTTCAGGCCGTGCAGCGCGATACCGCCGATTTGGCCGATCCGCGCTTCCCTCCGAAAGTGAGACTGACCGGTTACTCCCCTTACGGCATCAATGTCGAAGTGTGCGCGTACGCCAAGCCGGAATCGTTGCTTCCCGACATGATCAACGCCGTGGCACGTTCCATCGCCAATGCTGATTTTCTTGAGAATCGCGCCATTAACAAGGAATCGTAA
- a CDS encoding Mbeg1-like protein, which yields MGNVVDYVRREFRGFGELAFSNVDSLVLSELSYMRLLGLVPVFGEAKSVATVPIRELLRAESYDEMFVSNSSEMNDYRLSLLRAVCESPRFRGLRVGEYAERLDEGEQQQFAAMTFDLGADFGLYVAFRGTDGTLVGWKEDFNMAVRCPVPSQESAYRYADSILDRTERFLSAKKSPDVMIGGHSKGGNMAVYAAMQITQSDIEATNERAQRLGLLPALGGSVPGRNCRISRIFSHDGPGMSQVMVHSRAYQAIAARIDKTVPESSIIGMLLQSQIKPTFVKADAISILQHMGSSWQVTQSGEFERASELTGGAQLIGKTIDGWFDRVSQEQRERAINQIYDIFAAAGYGNIADLVANWTDSLPKIVAAARGTDVETRELIKDVFKAIPASAAKVAVGELRNDKEGDA from the coding sequence ATGGGCAATGTGGTGGATTATGTGCGCCGAGAGTTCCGCGGGTTTGGCGAATTGGCGTTCAGCAATGTCGATTCCTTGGTGCTTTCCGAGCTTTCCTACATGCGATTGCTGGGTTTGGTTCCAGTATTCGGCGAGGCTAAGTCGGTGGCGACCGTGCCGATTCGTGAATTGCTGCGCGCCGAAAGCTACGATGAGATGTTTGTTTCGAATTCCTCTGAAATGAATGATTACCGGCTTTCGCTGCTGCGTGCGGTTTGCGAATCGCCGCGATTCCGCGGATTGCGGGTGGGGGAGTATGCCGAACGTTTGGATGAGGGCGAGCAGCAACAATTCGCTGCGATGACCTTCGATTTGGGTGCCGATTTCGGCTTATATGTTGCGTTCCGTGGCACTGACGGCACGCTCGTCGGTTGGAAAGAGGATTTCAATATGGCGGTGCGTTGCCCAGTGCCGTCGCAAGAATCGGCATATCGATATGCGGACTCGATTTTGGACAGGACGGAACGTTTTCTCTCGGCGAAAAAATCACCCGACGTTATGATCGGCGGGCATTCCAAAGGCGGCAATATGGCGGTATATGCGGCCATGCAAATCACGCAAAGCGATATTGAAGCGACCAACGAGCGCGCGCAACGGCTCGGACTGCTGCCGGCACTCGGCGGAAGCGTGCCGGGGCGCAACTGCAGAATATCCCGCATCTTCTCGCATGACGGTCCTGGAATGTCTCAAGTCATGGTGCATAGCCGCGCATATCAGGCAATCGCGGCACGAATCGACAAAACCGTGCCGGAATCCTCCATCATCGGCATGCTGTTGCAATCGCAAATCAAACCAACCTTCGTCAAAGCCGACGCCATAAGCATTCTGCAGCATATGGGATCAAGCTGGCAAGTGACGCAATCCGGCGAATTCGAGCGGGCAAGCGAGTTGACAGGCGGTGCGCAACTCATCGGCAAAACCATCGACGGATGGTTCGACCGCGTAAGCCAGGAACAACGCGAACGAGCCATCAACCAGATATACGACATCTTCGCAGCGGCGGGGTACGGTAATATCGCTGATCTGGTGGCGAATTGGACGGATTCGCTGCCGAAAATCGTGGCAGCCGCCAGAGGTACCGACGTGGAAACGCGCGAACTCATCAAAGACGTGTTCAAAGCGATTCCAGCCAGTGCGGCGAAAGTCGCTGTCGGTGAACTGCGCAACGACAAGGAGGGGGATGCGTGA
- a CDS encoding DUF2974 domain-containing protein encodes MGNIIDYARTETRSFEALPFREADALVLAQLSYDEVPECVLRLDDLVAKYGTLQARAKQFDIRRPIASLRMLRKPPFGGVTIARADDELNHDKPVADHDVENVGLVDPQVTHDFYHAVAANPRFSDVEMSAYCEQFDGGAQTQFAAVTFRLPSGTLVVAFRGTDDSLVGWKEDFNMAFQYPVPAQVSAAEYLKKVASLWDGPILLTGHSKGGNLAVYAAMNAEDEIKDRVERIYSLDGPGFPEEVVKSFEYASVSDRIVKIVPDSSVVGMVFETPERCVVVKSDVDGIMQHFAFSWQMHGGEFAKAEDVADSSVVFNKSLNGWLAGLSKEQREHAVDALFSVLEASGAGSISAIVAAGPKVIPEMLGTYVGLSSADRRNINQALVILLQAALARNPKVQRK; translated from the coding sequence ATGGGCAATATTATTGACTATGCGCGCACGGAAACGCGCAGTTTCGAGGCATTGCCGTTCCGCGAGGCCGACGCATTGGTGTTGGCGCAGCTTTCGTACGACGAAGTACCGGAATGCGTGCTGCGATTGGACGATTTGGTAGCGAAATACGGTACGTTGCAGGCGCGTGCGAAGCAATTCGATATTCGGCGTCCGATTGCATCGTTGCGTATGCTGCGCAAGCCCCCGTTTGGCGGCGTGACGATTGCGCGTGCCGATGACGAGCTGAACCACGACAAGCCCGTAGCCGACCATGACGTGGAGAACGTGGGATTGGTCGATCCGCAGGTAACGCACGACTTCTACCATGCTGTGGCGGCGAATCCGCGGTTTTCCGACGTTGAGATGAGCGCGTATTGCGAGCAGTTCGATGGCGGTGCGCAAACGCAGTTCGCGGCAGTGACTTTCCGGCTGCCGTCGGGAACGCTGGTTGTGGCGTTTCGGGGTACCGATGATTCGCTGGTCGGATGGAAGGAAGACTTCAACATGGCCTTCCAATACCCGGTTCCAGCACAGGTTTCCGCAGCTGAATACCTGAAAAAAGTCGCCTCGCTGTGGGATGGGCCGATACTGCTGACCGGTCACTCCAAAGGTGGTAACCTGGCCGTATATGCGGCCATGAACGCCGAAGACGAGATCAAGGACCGCGTTGAACGCATCTACTCGCTCGACGGGCCGGGTTTCCCCGAAGAAGTGGTGAAAAGCTTCGAATATGCGAGCGTTAGCGACCGCATTGTGAAAATCGTGCCGGACTCCTCGGTGGTGGGCATGGTGTTTGAAACCCCCGAACGTTGTGTGGTGGTGAAATCCGACGTGGACGGCATCATGCAGCATTTCGCCTTCTCGTGGCAGATGCACGGGGGTGAATTCGCCAAGGCCGAAGATGTGGCCGACAGTTCGGTGGTGTTCAACAAGTCGCTGAATGGCTGGCTTGCGGGACTTTCCAAAGAACAGCGCGAGCATGCGGTCGACGCGCTGTTCTCCGTGCTCGAAGCTTCCGGGGCGGGCAGTATTTCCGCGATCGTGGCAGCCGGTCCGAAAGTAATTCCCGAAATGCTCGGCACATATGTTGGCTTGAGCAGTGCGGATCGGCGCAACATCAATCAGGCGCTGGTGATTCTGTTACAGGCGGCGCTCGCGCGCAATCCGAAAGTTCAGCGAAAGTGA
- a CDS encoding TetR/AcrR family transcriptional regulator codes for MPRPRRDSEILPAKERLENAFWELLSEREYNKITVTDIVRAADVNRNSFYYHFSGLPELADSAILHAVENTPMPGVPGRDFDPDTEWRKHVTALLRDPEQRQRLDRLALLAGPHSSPELVSSLKEFGRLTMISVLGLEADNLDLKTDLMLDFTVGGMLSVLQRWPKLHEKLPIDTVFNEDVAVLAAGMFMSMSKSDMLEYWRRIFSEGFVPSMAISQQQPPSAK; via the coding sequence ATGCCACGACCACGCAGAGACTCAGAAATCCTGCCGGCGAAAGAACGTCTCGAAAACGCATTCTGGGAGCTGCTTTCGGAACGCGAGTACAACAAAATCACCGTCACCGACATCGTTCGCGCGGCAGACGTGAATCGCAATTCCTTCTACTACCATTTCTCCGGACTGCCGGAACTCGCGGACTCCGCAATTCTGCACGCCGTCGAAAACACGCCAATGCCAGGCGTACCGGGACGGGATTTCGATCCGGACACCGAATGGCGCAAGCATGTCACCGCGCTGCTGCGCGATCCGGAACAGCGCCAGCGTCTCGACCGACTGGCATTGCTGGCCGGCCCGCACAGCTCACCGGAACTCGTTTCGTCACTCAAGGAATTCGGGCGACTCACCATGATTTCCGTACTTGGGCTGGAGGCCGACAACCTCGATCTGAAAACCGATCTCATGCTTGACTTCACGGTCGGCGGAATGCTTTCCGTACTGCAACGCTGGCCGAAACTGCATGAGAAACTGCCGATTGATACCGTATTCAACGAGGATGTCGCCGTGCTTGCGGCGGGCATGTTCATGTCAATGTCGAAATCAGACATGCTCGAATATTGGCGCAGAATCTTCAGCGAAGGATTCGTGCCCAGCATGGCGATTTCGCAACAGCAGCCGCCGTCTGCCAAGTGA
- a CDS encoding pyridoxal phosphate-dependent aminotransferase: protein MINEAYKAMLGGKSVIRELSEYATARGAEIGYENVFDYSLGNPSVPCPQSFTDEMIALYQEVGPVALHGYSPSLGIAPVRAAIAESLNRRFDMDYTADYIFPTTGAAGALAHALRVVIKPGDEVITFAPYFPEYQPYVNGTGAHLTVVPADTESFQINFEAFEQVLNPGTAAVLINTPNNPSGAVYSAETLTRLAEILRAKQVEYGHDIFLISDEPYREIVFDGGVQPYPSKFYDNTLSCYSYSKSLSLPGERIGYVAVNPRATDAELIVPMCGQVSRETGHNCPGSSVQLAVAKVVDETSDLSVYEKNMNLLYDALVRLGFDVVRPGGTFYIFPKALEDDANAFCMKAKDYDLILVPSDSFGVPGYFRMAYCIDTEKVERSIAALEKFVHEVYGR, encoded by the coding sequence ATGATCAACGAAGCTTACAAAGCCATGCTCGGCGGAAAATCTGTAATCCGCGAGCTGAGCGAATACGCGACCGCGCGTGGCGCCGAAATCGGCTATGAGAACGTGTTCGACTATTCGCTGGGCAATCCGAGCGTGCCCTGTCCGCAAAGCTTCACCGACGAGATGATCGCACTGTACCAGGAGGTGGGGCCGGTCGCGCTGCACGGATACTCGCCGTCGCTGGGCATTGCCCCGGTGCGCGCGGCCATTGCGGAAAGCCTCAACCGTCGCTTCGATATGGACTATACGGCCGATTACATCTTCCCGACCACGGGAGCGGCCGGCGCGCTGGCCCACGCACTGCGCGTGGTGATCAAGCCTGGAGACGAAGTCATCACGTTTGCCCCCTACTTCCCTGAGTACCAGCCGTATGTCAACGGAACCGGCGCGCACCTGACCGTGGTGCCAGCCGATACCGAAAGCTTCCAAATCAACTTCGAAGCGTTTGAACAGGTGTTGAACCCGGGTACTGCCGCAGTGCTCATCAATACGCCGAACAATCCTTCCGGAGCCGTCTACTCCGCCGAAACGCTGACGCGACTGGCTGAAATCCTGCGTGCCAAGCAGGTTGAATACGGTCATGACATCTTCTTGATCTCCGACGAACCGTACCGCGAAATCGTATTCGACGGGGGTGTGCAGCCGTATCCGAGCAAGTTCTACGACAATACGCTCTCGTGCTACTCGTACTCCAAGTCGCTGTCATTGCCGGGCGAGCGCATCGGCTATGTGGCGGTGAATCCGCGTGCCACCGACGCCGAACTGATCGTGCCGATGTGCGGGCAGGTCAGCCGCGAAACCGGACACAACTGCCCAGGATCCAGCGTGCAGCTGGCCGTGGCCAAGGTGGTGGATGAGACGAGCGATCTTTCCGTATACGAAAAGAACATGAACCTCCTGTACGACGCGTTGGTGAGGCTCGGATTCGACGTGGTGCGCCCGGGTGGTACGTTCTACATCTTCCCGAAGGCGCTAGAAGATGATGCGAACGCATTCTGTATGAAAGCCAAGGACTACGATCTGATTCTCGTGCCGTCCGACAGTTTCGGTGTGCCCGGCTACTTCCGTATGGCGTACTGCATCGACACGGAGAAGGTGGAGCGTTCCATCGCCGCGCTCGAAAAGTTCGTGCACGAAGTCTACGGCCGCTGA
- the gnd gene encoding phosphogluconate dehydrogenase (NAD(+)-dependent, decarboxylating), which yields MDGRHQSQSNPQFHIKHNRRKKNIMQLAMIGLGRMGGNMAKRITAAGHEVVGYDRSPESDRTVASLEEMVAALTVPRIVWVMAPAGEATDSTINELAELLEPGDMIIDGGNSRYTDDARHAAELEPKGIHFMDCGVSGGVWGIDRGYALMVGGNEEDFERARPIFEALKPEGDSGLVLAGPVGGGHFAKMVHNGIEYGMMQAFGEGFATMVESDLIRNPAAVMSSWRDGSVVQSWLLDLLAIAFKSDPTLQSMPPVANESGEAKWMIEAALELGVPTPATAAALYARQTSRGGADDILRVVSTMRAQFGGHVTKIDEIATH from the coding sequence ATGGACGGGCGGCACCAATCCCAATCAAATCCACAATTCCACATCAAACACAACCGTAGAAAGAAGAACATCATGCAGCTGGCAATGATCGGCCTAGGCCGAATGGGCGGCAATATGGCGAAGCGCATCACGGCAGCCGGACACGAAGTGGTCGGATACGACCGCTCCCCCGAATCGGATCGCACCGTAGCAAGCCTCGAAGAGATGGTAGCCGCGCTCACCGTGCCGCGCATCGTGTGGGTGATGGCGCCCGCAGGCGAGGCGACCGATAGCACCATCAACGAATTGGCGGAGCTGCTGGAGCCCGGCGACATGATCATCGATGGCGGCAATTCCCGTTACACCGATGACGCGCGCCACGCGGCCGAACTCGAGCCGAAGGGCATTCACTTCATGGATTGCGGCGTTTCCGGCGGCGTGTGGGGCATCGACCGCGGGTACGCGCTTATGGTGGGTGGCAACGAAGAAGATTTTGAACGCGCCCGACCGATTTTCGAAGCGCTCAAGCCTGAGGGCGATTCCGGACTCGTGCTCGCAGGCCCGGTTGGCGGCGGCCATTTCGCCAAAATGGTGCATAACGGCATCGAATATGGCATGATGCAGGCGTTTGGCGAAGGTTTTGCCACTATGGTGGAATCCGACCTCATCAGGAATCCGGCCGCCGTAATGAGCTCGTGGCGAGACGGCTCCGTAGTGCAGTCCTGGCTGCTCGATCTGCTGGCCATCGCGTTCAAGTCGGATCCGACACTCCAGTCCATGCCGCCGGTGGCCAATGAATCCGGCGAGGCGAAGTGGATGATCGAGGCGGCGCTCGAACTGGGCGTACCAACCCCCGCCACTGCGGCCGCACTGTACGCACGTCAGACTTCCCGCGGCGGTGCGGATGACATTCTGCGCGTAGTTTCCACCATGCGCGCCCAGTTTGGCGGTCACGTCACCAAGATTGACGAAATTGCCACGCACTGA